From Alteromonas sp. RKMC-009, one genomic window encodes:
- a CDS encoding cupin domain-containing protein, giving the protein MYTLNTDFNPDQFLASFWQKAPLVIRSGIIDFDDPLDEHDLAGMAMEADIDSRIVSRTGDKWDVAHGPFENFNQVCKGKWSLLVQATDRYSEDVDELMSLFSFIPYWRMDDVMISFAVEGAGVGAHTDQYDVFLIQGKGSRRWRVAPPDNAEVCRPHKDLQQVASFNPDIDVVLKPGDILYIPPGWAHEGTALEDCLTYSIGFRAPDQNDLLQQLADHLAAAPAVAGVTPRRYSDPHLLPQEHPSMVSYDALSGLRQLMIDYLQSDQGEDGLLSILSAQYLPENVPGEPYTLAEITEAVETGCAVYRAPGCKPVYSENQADEEFSFYVNGERFSAASSLKPLLLPVLAGQPYPPEHPVADADDIAMIQLLAILINKGYWELRN; this is encoded by the coding sequence ATGTACACCTTAAATACTGATTTTAATCCTGATCAGTTTCTCGCCAGTTTCTGGCAAAAAGCCCCGTTAGTTATCCGCAGCGGCATTATTGATTTCGATGATCCCCTGGATGAACATGACCTCGCCGGCATGGCGATGGAAGCTGACATCGACAGCCGCATTGTTAGTCGGACCGGTGACAAGTGGGACGTTGCCCACGGCCCCTTTGAAAATTTCAACCAGGTATGCAAAGGCAAATGGTCGTTGCTCGTACAGGCGACAGACCGTTACAGTGAAGACGTGGACGAATTAATGTCGTTGTTCAGCTTTATCCCCTACTGGCGAATGGATGACGTAATGATTAGCTTTGCTGTAGAAGGCGCCGGCGTGGGTGCACATACCGATCAGTACGATGTTTTTCTTATTCAGGGTAAAGGTTCCCGCCGCTGGCGCGTTGCGCCTCCTGACAATGCTGAAGTGTGCCGCCCGCACAAAGATTTACAACAGGTTGCCTCTTTTAACCCCGACATCGATGTAGTCCTTAAGCCCGGTGATATTCTTTATATCCCTCCGGGCTGGGCCCACGAAGGTACTGCACTGGAAGACTGCCTCACTTATTCCATTGGCTTCCGTGCCCCTGACCAGAACGATTTACTGCAACAACTGGCAGACCATCTCGCGGCAGCGCCGGCAGTAGCCGGTGTTACACCACGACGATACAGCGACCCGCACCTGTTGCCGCAGGAACATCCATCCATGGTTAGCTATGATGCGTTGTCAGGTTTACGACAACTAATGATTGATTACCTGCAATCTGACCAGGGTGAGGACGGATTGCTCAGTATTTTGAGCGCTCAGTACCTGCCGGAAAACGTGCCGGGAGAGCCCTATACCCTTGCTGAAATCACTGAAGCGGTTGAAACAGGATGTGCTGTTTACCGGGCGCCCGGCTGCAAGCCGGTATACAGTGAAAATCAGGCTGATGAAGAGTTTTCGTTTTATGTGAATGGTGAAAGGTTTAGTGCTGCGTCCTCATTAAAACCGTTATTACTGCCCGTTCTCGCTGGCCAGCCGTATCCGCCGGAACACCCGGTTGCTGACGCAGATGACATTGCGATGATTCAACTTTTGGCTATACTGATCAATAAAGGTTACTGGGAACTAAGGAACTAG
- a CDS encoding DUF4826 family protein: MTEQTTPQITEQQRQQWLNEQFKKATKYLAENGVVVSTVDDAASRYLYPLWAVLKVKAMDGAAFWVLSGDLPVDFISAGNAANGRDALRHFVMSWQLKAENIQRSGITDQTQLQFAAIMQNRAEQLYKFVEKDEIWGSV, encoded by the coding sequence ATGACAGAGCAAACAACGCCGCAAATTACAGAACAACAACGTCAGCAGTGGCTGAATGAGCAATTTAAAAAAGCAACGAAGTATCTGGCAGAGAACGGAGTTGTGGTATCCACCGTTGATGATGCAGCCAGCCGGTATCTTTATCCGTTGTGGGCAGTTCTGAAAGTGAAAGCGATGGACGGTGCAGCATTCTGGGTACTGAGTGGTGACTTACCGGTAGATTTTATCTCTGCAGGTAATGCAGCGAACGGTCGTGATGCATTACGCCACTTTGTTATGAGCTGGCAGCTAAAAGCAGAAAACATTCAGCGCTCGGGGATCACCGATCAGACTCAGCTACAGTTTGCAGCCATTATGCAAAACCGTGCAGAGCAACTGTATAAGTTTGTTGAGAAAGATGAAATTTGGGGTTCTGTCTGA
- a CDS encoding PGPGW domain-containing protein, which yields MMIKAIRITLGALLAVAGVVLTIIPGSTLLILAGLVVLSYDIPKARVWLKVVQGSMQRGARKLDTFLLSRKLARKSR from the coding sequence ATGATGATAAAAGCAATCCGAATTACACTTGGTGCCCTGCTCGCCGTTGCCGGCGTTGTACTGACCATTATTCCGGGTTCAACACTGCTGATCCTGGCCGGTCTGGTTGTACTCAGTTACGACATACCAAAGGCCCGTGTGTGGCTTAAGGTGGTACAGGGCAGCATGCAGCGGGGTGCCCGCAAGCTCGATACCTTCCTGCTTTCCCGCAAGTTGGCCCGTAAATCACGCTGA
- the ppsA gene encoding phosphoenolpyruvate synthase — protein MQEYVLWYQELGMHDVGRVGGKNASLGEMISNLANAGVQVPGGFATTADAFNEFLEQSGLEARIHDVLDTLDVDDVTALAEAGKNIRQWIIDTPFQPALETAIQEAFATLQGDAGDEASFAVRSSATAEDMPDASFAGQQETFLNVKGYDAVLVAIKHVFASLFNDRAISYRVHQGYDHKGVALSAGVQRMVRSDIASSGVMFTIDTESGFDDVVFVTSSFGLGEMVVQGAVNPDEFYVHKPTLANGNPAILRRNLGSKLTKMIYSADESHGKQVSIVDIDKADSLRFSLTDDEVQELAKQAVIIEKHYQRPMDIEWAKDGTDGKLYIVQARPETVRSREDSQTIERFHLKDKSSIVCEGRAIGHKIGAGEAKVLGSIEEMDKIQPGDVLVTDMTDPDWEPIMKKASAIVTNRGGRTCHAAIIARELGIPAVVGCGNATDSIATGDKITVSCAEGDTGYIYSSELEFDVVTSRIDAMPELSLKVMMNVGNPDRAFDFARLPSAGVGLARLEFIINRMIGVHPKALLNFDSQPEELKEEISEMIAGYESPREFYIQKLVEGIASIGAAFSPKKVIVRMSDFKSNEYFNLVGGYQYEPDEENPMLGFRGASRYISDDFRDCFALECEAIKRVRNVMGLTNVEIMIPFVRTLEEGRQVIEILAENGLKQGDNGLRVIMMCELPSNALLADQFLDIFDGFSIGSNDMTQLALGLDRDSGLIAHLFDERDPAVKALLSMAIRAAKARGKYVGICGQGPSDHDDFAAWLVEEGIDSVSLNPDTVVETWLYLAENHG, from the coding sequence GTGCAAGAATACGTACTTTGGTACCAGGAATTGGGGATGCATGATGTAGGTCGCGTTGGCGGCAAGAATGCATCTTTAGGTGAAATGATTTCTAATTTGGCAAATGCAGGTGTGCAGGTGCCGGGCGGTTTTGCTACAACTGCAGATGCATTTAACGAGTTTCTTGAGCAAAGTGGTCTTGAAGCACGGATCCATGATGTACTGGATACCCTGGATGTTGACGATGTAACAGCACTGGCTGAAGCAGGTAAAAACATCCGTCAGTGGATCATCGACACGCCGTTCCAGCCCGCGCTGGAAACTGCAATTCAGGAAGCATTTGCAACGTTACAGGGCGATGCCGGTGATGAGGCGTCGTTCGCAGTCCGCTCTTCCGCAACAGCAGAAGATATGCCTGATGCATCTTTCGCAGGGCAGCAGGAAACTTTCCTGAACGTAAAAGGTTACGATGCGGTGCTGGTGGCTATCAAGCACGTATTTGCCTCTCTGTTTAACGACCGTGCCATCTCTTATCGTGTTCACCAGGGCTACGACCATAAAGGGGTTGCACTGTCTGCCGGTGTACAACGCATGGTACGAAGCGACATCGCGTCTTCCGGTGTTATGTTCACCATTGATACAGAATCAGGCTTCGATGATGTGGTATTTGTGACCAGTTCATTTGGTCTTGGTGAGATGGTGGTGCAGGGTGCCGTTAACCCTGACGAATTCTATGTACACAAGCCTACGCTGGCCAATGGTAACCCGGCTATCCTGCGCCGTAATCTGGGCAGCAAGCTGACAAAAATGATTTATTCTGCAGATGAGTCCCATGGCAAGCAGGTATCTATTGTTGATATCGACAAAGCCGACAGTCTGCGATTCTCTCTGACTGACGATGAAGTACAGGAACTGGCTAAGCAGGCTGTAATCATTGAAAAGCACTATCAGCGTCCTATGGACATTGAATGGGCTAAAGACGGTACAGACGGCAAGTTGTACATTGTTCAGGCCCGTCCTGAAACGGTACGCAGCCGCGAAGACAGTCAGACAATTGAACGTTTCCACCTCAAAGATAAGAGCAGCATCGTCTGTGAAGGCCGTGCTATCGGTCACAAGATTGGTGCCGGTGAGGCGAAAGTGCTTGGCTCAATTGAAGAGATGGACAAGATTCAGCCCGGTGATGTGCTGGTCACTGACATGACGGATCCTGACTGGGAACCCATCATGAAAAAGGCCTCTGCCATTGTGACTAACCGTGGTGGCCGTACTTGTCACGCTGCAATCATCGCCCGTGAATTAGGTATTCCGGCAGTGGTAGGGTGTGGTAACGCCACAGATTCTATTGCCACCGGCGACAAAATCACGGTTTCCTGTGCGGAAGGTGATACAGGTTACATCTACAGTTCTGAGCTGGAATTTGATGTGGTGACTTCCCGCATTGATGCCATGCCGGAATTGTCACTGAAAGTGATGATGAACGTAGGTAACCCTGACCGTGCATTTGATTTCGCCCGCCTGCCAAGTGCCGGTGTGGGTCTGGCCCGCCTTGAATTCATTATTAACCGCATGATTGGGGTTCACCCTAAAGCCTTGCTGAATTTTGACAGCCAGCCTGAAGAGCTGAAAGAAGAAATCAGTGAAATGATTGCCGGTTACGAGTCACCCCGTGAATTTTACATCCAGAAACTGGTAGAAGGGATTGCCAGCATTGGTGCTGCATTCTCGCCGAAGAAAGTAATTGTTCGCATGTCTGACTTCAAGTCGAACGAATACTTCAACCTGGTAGGTGGTTATCAGTACGAGCCGGATGAAGAAAACCCGATGCTGGGCTTCCGTGGTGCCAGCCGTTACATCTCTGACGATTTCCGCGACTGCTTTGCGCTGGAGTGTGAAGCCATCAAGCGCGTTCGTAACGTCATGGGGCTGACCAACGTTGAAATCATGATCCCCTTCGTCCGCACACTGGAAGAAGGCCGTCAGGTTATCGAAATTCTGGCTGAAAATGGTCTTAAGCAGGGCGACAACGGTCTGCGGGTTATCATGATGTGTGAACTGCCGTCTAACGCATTGCTGGCCGACCAGTTCCTGGATATCTTCGATGGTTTCTCCATCGGTTCTAACGACATGACACAGCTTGCGCTGGGTCTTGACCGCGACTCAGGCCTGATTGCTCACTTGTTCGACGAGCGTGACCCTGCCGTGAAGGCGTTGCTCTCTATGGCAATCCGTGCGGCAAAAGCCCGTGGCAAATACGTTGGTATTTGTGGTCAGGGACCATCGGATCATGATGATTTCGCTGCATGGCTGGTGGAAGAAGGTATCGATTCTGTGTCACTGAACCCGGATACTGTGGTAGAAACCTGGTTATACCTGGCAGAAAATCACGGATAA
- the purB gene encoding adenylosuccinate lyase, translated as MELTQLTAISPVDGRYASKSAELRSIFSEYGLLKYRVQVEVRWLQMLSEQASITEVPAFSDESHALLNDIVASFSVDDAMRIKEIERTTNHDVKAVEYFLKEKVEGNSELNAISEFIHFACTSEDINNLSHGLMLTEARDSVLLPYCDKLISELTRLAKEYKTIPMMARTHGQPASPTTMGKEMANVAMRLRRQRDQIAAVTLLGKINGAVGNYNAHLSAYADTDWHALSEKFVTSLGLTWNPYTTQIEPHDYIAELFDAVARFNTIVLDFDRDVWGYIALGHFKQKTIAGEIGSSTMPHKVNPIDFENSEGNLGLANAIFDHLAAKLPVSRWQRDLTDSTVLRNLGVGVGYAVIAYQATLKGISKLEVNEASLLAELDNNWELLAEPVQTVMRRYGIEKPYEKLKELTRGKKVNAEVMAEFIDGLALPDAVKAELKTLSPANYIGDAIRLVDQLPE; from the coding sequence GTGGAACTGACTCAGTTAACCGCAATTTCCCCTGTCGATGGCCGCTATGCAAGTAAAAGTGCAGAGCTGCGCAGCATTTTCAGTGAATACGGCTTATTGAAATACCGTGTTCAGGTAGAAGTAAGATGGTTACAAATGCTGTCTGAACAGGCTTCAATTACTGAAGTCCCTGCTTTTAGCGATGAATCTCACGCACTGCTGAACGACATTGTTGCTTCTTTTTCTGTTGATGATGCAATGCGCATTAAAGAGATTGAGCGCACAACGAATCACGATGTGAAGGCGGTTGAGTACTTCTTAAAAGAAAAGGTAGAAGGCAACAGCGAATTAAACGCGATCAGTGAATTCATTCACTTTGCGTGTACCTCAGAAGACATCAACAACCTGTCTCACGGCCTGATGTTGACTGAAGCCCGTGACTCCGTGCTTCTGCCTTACTGTGATAAGCTGATCAGTGAACTTACCCGTTTAGCGAAGGAATACAAAACCATTCCGATGATGGCCCGTACTCACGGCCAGCCTGCATCGCCTACGACTATGGGTAAAGAAATGGCGAACGTTGCCATGCGTTTACGCCGTCAGCGCGACCAGATTGCAGCGGTTACCCTGCTGGGTAAAATCAACGGCGCAGTGGGCAATTATAATGCTCACCTGTCTGCGTATGCAGATACTGACTGGCACGCCCTGTCAGAAAAATTTGTTACCAGCCTTGGCCTGACATGGAACCCGTACACCACACAAATCGAACCTCACGATTACATTGCTGAGCTGTTTGATGCAGTGGCCCGTTTCAACACCATCGTACTGGATTTTGACCGTGACGTCTGGGGCTACATTGCGCTGGGTCACTTCAAACAAAAAACCATTGCCGGTGAGATCGGTTCATCAACCATGCCGCACAAAGTCAATCCAATCGACTTTGAAAACTCAGAAGGTAATCTGGGTCTGGCAAACGCAATTTTCGACCACCTGGCTGCCAAACTGCCTGTATCACGCTGGCAGCGCGACCTGACTGACTCTACAGTTCTGCGTAATCTGGGTGTTGGTGTGGGTTATGCGGTTATTGCTTATCAGGCGACCCTGAAAGGGATCAGCAAACTGGAAGTTAACGAAGCCAGCCTGCTTGCTGAACTGGACAATAACTGGGAACTGCTGGCAGAGCCGGTACAAACCGTTATGCGTCGTTACGGCATTGAAAAGCCTTACGAGAAGCTCAAAGAGCTGACCCGTGGTAAGAAAGTCAATGCAGAAGTCATGGCTGAATTCATCGACGGTCTGGCTCTGCCTGACGCAGTGAAAGCAGAACTGAAAACCTTGTCTCCTGCTAACTACATCGGTGATGCAATTCGCCTTGTTGATCAGTTGCCGGAATAA
- a CDS encoding sulfotransferase, translated as MTRSVQSRLNEAKKALMQSQFAQAVSLCKECLSGNDNTLTDRECLYLMAVALRMTKEPAQALPVLDRLLKAFPDYGRGYQEQGYCFKALQKGREMAAAFYRATRFNPALLTAWRELEQVYRQTGNTDALMLAGQHIQSLSSLPKPLLGAMDLLHEGQLQKAEQICRDFLKQHKHHPDAMMLLAEAGMQLKVYHDAEFLLESCTELYPDNEAAATAYQSVLGKLGKFPRAVEFARGRLARQPDNFQAAVALAHALTGTGEVDEALTLYRTLLDKNSRRPALWVQYGHALKAAGDAAAAVAAYEKAAEIAPDFGDAYWSLANTKTYSFPASLTGGMKTAAENENTALDDKIHLYFALGKASEDDKAFDDAFRYYDNGNQLKRQTLRFDISRTEQAMASQQSACNAALFEHAKGCDAPDPIFIVGLPRAGSTLLEQILASHSMVDGTMELHDILGIASGLSHQAVPYPQNLSSLTDEQCKKLGEQYIAQTRAYRRGAPFFIDKMPNNFIHTGLIKRILPNAKIIDARRDAVACCFSGFKQLFGEGQEFSYSLNDIGRYYNAYRKLMDHWHEVLPGQILTVQHEDVINDLEGQVRRMLDFCGLPFEEACLNFHQTKRVIKTPSSEQVRQPIYRSGMTQWKGFEPYLAPLFSVLDGETEA; from the coding sequence ATGACCCGTTCCGTTCAGTCTCGTCTAAATGAAGCCAAAAAAGCCCTGATGCAGTCTCAGTTCGCGCAGGCAGTGTCGTTATGCAAAGAGTGTTTGTCGGGAAATGACAATACCCTGACAGACCGTGAATGCCTGTACCTGATGGCTGTGGCTTTACGAATGACAAAAGAGCCGGCACAGGCCCTTCCTGTTCTGGACAGATTACTGAAAGCTTTTCCCGATTATGGTCGGGGATATCAGGAGCAGGGGTATTGTTTTAAAGCGCTGCAGAAAGGCCGGGAGATGGCCGCTGCGTTTTACCGTGCTACACGATTTAATCCGGCTCTGCTGACTGCCTGGCGGGAGCTGGAACAGGTATACCGCCAGACCGGTAACACAGACGCACTGATGCTGGCAGGACAACACATTCAGTCCTTATCGTCACTGCCAAAACCACTGCTGGGGGCCATGGATTTACTCCATGAAGGGCAGTTACAAAAAGCAGAACAAATTTGCAGGGACTTTCTCAAACAGCATAAACATCATCCCGATGCCATGATGTTACTTGCGGAAGCCGGCATGCAACTGAAGGTTTATCATGATGCAGAATTCCTGCTGGAAAGTTGTACAGAACTGTATCCGGATAATGAAGCTGCAGCGACTGCGTATCAAAGTGTGCTGGGTAAGCTGGGTAAGTTTCCCCGTGCCGTTGAATTTGCCCGCGGGCGTCTGGCACGACAGCCGGATAATTTTCAGGCAGCCGTAGCTCTTGCCCATGCTCTCACCGGCACCGGGGAGGTAGATGAGGCACTGACTTTATACCGCACACTGCTTGATAAAAACAGCAGGCGACCAGCGTTATGGGTACAGTATGGCCATGCGCTGAAGGCCGCAGGCGACGCCGCTGCCGCTGTGGCCGCCTACGAAAAAGCAGCAGAGATAGCGCCTGATTTCGGTGATGCTTACTGGAGCCTGGCGAATACCAAAACGTATAGCTTTCCAGCTTCGCTGACTGGCGGGATGAAAACGGCAGCAGAGAATGAAAATACTGCGCTGGACGATAAAATTCATCTGTATTTTGCGCTGGGTAAAGCCAGTGAAGACGATAAAGCGTTTGATGATGCTTTCCGTTATTACGATAACGGTAATCAGCTGAAGCGCCAGACACTCCGTTTCGATATCTCCCGTACTGAACAGGCGATGGCGTCACAGCAGTCCGCCTGCAATGCGGCTTTGTTTGAGCACGCAAAAGGCTGTGATGCTCCTGATCCGATTTTCATCGTGGGTTTACCCCGCGCCGGTTCTACACTATTGGAACAGATTCTGGCCTCTCACTCTATGGTCGACGGCACGATGGAGCTGCATGATATTCTGGGGATCGCATCAGGGCTCAGCCATCAGGCGGTGCCTTATCCGCAAAACTTGTCATCCCTCACCGATGAGCAATGCAAAAAACTGGGAGAGCAGTATATTGCTCAAACCCGTGCATACCGCCGGGGTGCACCATTTTTTATTGATAAGATGCCCAACAATTTTATTCATACCGGACTTATCAAACGCATTCTGCCCAATGCCAAAATCATTGATGCCAGACGGGATGCTGTGGCTTGCTGTTTCAGCGGGTTCAAGCAGCTTTTCGGCGAAGGACAGGAGTTCAGCTATTCACTGAATGACATCGGACGTTATTACAATGCTTACCGGAAGCTGATGGATCACTGGCATGAAGTATTGCCGGGACAAATCCTGACGGTGCAGCACGAAGATGTGATTAACGATCTTGAAGGGCAGGTCAGACGCATGCTGGACTTTTGCGGATTACCTTTTGAAGAGGCCTGCCTGAACTTCCATCAGACGAAGCGGGTGATTAAAACCCCCAGCTCAGAGCAGGTAAGACAACCGATTTACCGTTCCGGCATGACGCAATGGAAAGGCTTTGAACCTTACCTTGCGCCATTGTTTTCGGTACTGGACGGGGAGACTGAAGCTTAG
- the ppsR gene encoding posphoenolpyruvate synthetase regulatory kinase/phosphorylase PpsR encodes MRTAYYISDGTAITAEVFGHALLSLFPIQFNHTTIPFVETEEQAYKVLEKISESFQDTGERPLVFYTIVNVDVRKIISRSVGINYNFLDQFVAPVEKVLGVPSKPEKHRTHSIHEKTYDIRIEAVNYALANDDGSNIKNYEEADIILVGVSRSGKTPTSLYLALQYGIKAANYPFTEEDMGDMLKMPPALRRYKQKLFGLTIHPERLSQIRSERRANSRYASLQQCRMELREVENLYRRERIPFLNSTRYSVEEISAKILAETGLQRKKY; translated from the coding sequence TTGCGTACCGCATACTACATTTCAGATGGTACAGCCATCACTGCTGAGGTCTTCGGCCACGCCTTACTGTCTCTGTTCCCTATACAGTTTAATCACACCACGATTCCCTTCGTTGAAACCGAGGAACAGGCCTACAAGGTACTGGAGAAAATTTCTGAAAGTTTTCAAGATACGGGAGAAAGGCCGCTCGTTTTTTATACAATTGTGAATGTCGATGTGCGCAAAATTATCTCCCGTTCAGTGGGTATTAATTATAATTTTCTCGATCAATTCGTTGCGCCTGTTGAAAAAGTGCTCGGTGTACCATCAAAACCGGAAAAACACCGTACCCACAGTATTCACGAAAAAACCTATGATATTCGCATTGAAGCGGTGAACTATGCACTGGCCAATGATGATGGTTCCAACATCAAAAACTACGAAGAAGCAGACATTATATTAGTGGGTGTTTCCCGTTCAGGTAAAACACCCACCAGCCTTTATCTGGCGCTTCAGTACGGCATTAAAGCGGCCAATTATCCATTCACTGAGGAAGACATGGGTGACATGCTGAAGATGCCCCCTGCACTGCGCCGTTATAAACAGAAGTTGTTCGGCCTGACCATCCATCCGGAAAGGCTCAGCCAGATCCGTTCTGAGCGCAGGGCCAACAGCCGCTACGCGTCACTGCAGCAGTGTCGTATGGAACTTCGGGAAGTAGAAAACCTCTATCGTCGCGAGCGCATCCCGTTTTTGAATTCAACCCGCTATTCCGTAGAAGAAATTTCCGCGAAAATTCTTGCTGAAACCGGCCTGCAACGGAAGAAATACTAA
- a CDS encoding adenylate/guanylate cyclase domain-containing protein: MNSHASKTSVSMLSLVRTLSLAVLAGLAAYTLIVVFILEDYSVSILLLIATHALLFSSTLALTYRNQPDAADRARFIFVTSCMTLITLLSLMWEKDTGLQQLLLVGMITSGFIFPRSEQQQRRFAEYTYGLLYIIVEGVIVFSETHTWATLRLSNAIILVSGGLVMLRLVRDKIEKQAEALLLSERRNTTLLKSMLPAAPDDKSKHWPLGHTEKITNVSVLFADLQGYTKLSEKYDDIGIVAILDDLYRLFDAHALRLGIEKVKTNGDEYMAATGIPSTITVPQYIQENTAVTLCTFASAILESFHELAKEKDLGCNIRIGIATGSVTGGIIGAHKPHFDIWGKTVNRAARLEQASQPGTITVCARTRGQLVDAGASQFEFSNSFVVGDNLVAHSLRLQKD, encoded by the coding sequence GTGAATTCACATGCTAGCAAAACCAGTGTTTCAATGCTTTCACTGGTACGGACATTATCACTTGCGGTTTTAGCCGGTCTGGCTGCCTATACACTGATTGTTGTTTTTATTCTTGAAGACTATTCAGTGTCGATTCTGTTGCTTATCGCCACTCATGCACTCTTGTTCAGCAGCACCCTCGCACTGACCTACCGTAATCAACCGGATGCCGCTGACCGCGCGCGGTTTATTTTTGTCACCAGTTGTATGACCCTCATCACGCTACTATCACTGATGTGGGAAAAAGACACGGGATTACAACAGCTCCTGCTGGTCGGTATGATCACCAGCGGCTTTATTTTTCCCCGCAGCGAACAGCAACAACGCCGCTTTGCTGAATATACCTACGGCCTGTTGTACATCATCGTGGAAGGCGTAATTGTATTCAGTGAAACCCATACCTGGGCCACACTGCGCCTGTCCAATGCCATCATTCTGGTTTCCGGCGGGCTTGTCATGCTCAGGCTGGTCAGAGATAAAATTGAAAAGCAGGCGGAAGCCTTGTTGTTGTCGGAACGCCGCAACACAACCTTGCTGAAAAGCATGTTGCCGGCAGCGCCGGACGATAAGAGTAAACACTGGCCCTTAGGCCACACAGAAAAAATCACCAATGTCTCAGTGCTTTTCGCAGACCTTCAGGGTTATACCAAGCTCAGCGAGAAATACGATGACATTGGCATTGTTGCGATTCTGGACGATCTTTATCGTCTGTTCGATGCCCACGCCCTGCGCCTGGGCATTGAAAAGGTAAAAACCAACGGCGATGAATACATGGCCGCTACCGGTATCCCCTCCACCATTACTGTACCTCAATATATTCAGGAGAATACTGCGGTGACACTGTGTACCTTTGCCAGCGCAATTTTAGAAAGCTTTCATGAACTGGCAAAAGAAAAAGACCTTGGCTGTAATATCCGGATAGGAATCGCAACCGGCTCTGTCACGGGCGGGATAATCGGTGCCCATAAACCCCATTTTGATATCTGGGGAAAAACCGTAAACCGCGCAGCAAGGCTTGAACAAGCTAGTCAGCCCGGCACAATTACCGTTTGCGCCAGAACCCGGGGACAACTTGTCGATGCCGGTGCCTCTCAATTTGAATTCTCTAACAGCTTTGTCGTCGGTGACAACCTGGTTGCCCATTCATTGCGATTACAAAAAGATTAA
- a CDS encoding GNAT family N-acetyltransferase produces the protein MRFQIENVDWMSGKNRLTELREQVFVVEWRIPRQAEFDDRDPDALHILVSDENHQPVATGRITRDGEIGRIAVLHAYRTLDVYKILFRSLIKLGKTARVDQVKVVCNLASVDEHKARGYTPEGPVFMEAGIPRQRMFCPINRFRLPDVQECH, from the coding sequence ATGCGTTTTCAAATCGAAAATGTTGATTGGATGAGTGGTAAAAATCGACTTACAGAACTTCGCGAACAGGTATTTGTTGTGGAGTGGCGTATTCCGCGGCAGGCAGAATTCGACGATCGGGATCCTGACGCCCTGCACATCCTTGTTTCAGACGAAAATCATCAGCCGGTTGCCACCGGCAGAATTACCAGAGACGGTGAAATTGGCCGGATCGCCGTGCTGCATGCTTACCGCACGCTGGATGTGTATAAAATTTTGTTTCGTTCTTTAATTAAACTGGGCAAAACAGCCAGAGTGGATCAGGTGAAAGTGGTTTGTAATCTGGCCAGTGTGGATGAGCATAAAGCCAGAGGTTACACACCGGAAGGGCCGGTATTCATGGAAGCGGGCATTCCCCGTCAGCGTATGTTTTGCCCTATCAACCGTTTCAGGCTACCGGACGTGCAGGAATGCCATTGA